A window of the Lolium perenne isolate Kyuss_39 chromosome 7, Kyuss_2.0, whole genome shotgun sequence genome harbors these coding sequences:
- the LOC127298212 gene encoding uncharacterized protein — translation MDQVAQRVSPRRCGAAVRKNKKHIVRGPNCEEGEDFEGFIRYANRVRMDDAQFATLKQLVDKHMPRKPPYVCTIKKSIVVKNKAKMYFSRGFTLNHIARHTQLPAEIEVYSSNTKIATVKMVMSKSQVNGKGKGGAMITTNWMEVVKKTNMRVKNVFVFWFRGSRGGGLKLLVDIL, via the exons ATGGATCAG GTGGCACAACGTGTTAGCCCACGGCGTTGCGGTGCTGCTGTGAGGAAGAACAAAAAGCATATCGTAAGAG GTCCTAACTGTGAGGAGGGTGAGGATTTTGAAGGTTTCATCAGGTATGCCAATCGCGTAAGAATGGATGATGCACAATTTGCTACATTGAAACAGCTAGTTGACAAGCACATGCCAAGAAAGCCACCGTATGTCTGCACGATCAAAAAATCAATCGTCGTGAAGAATAAAGCAAAAATG TACTTCTCGAGGGGATTCACACTAAACCACATTGCTAGGCATACACAGCTACCAGCAGAAATAGAAGTTTATTCATCGAATACTAAAATTGCAACAGTTAAGATGGTGATGAGCAAGTCACAGGTCAATGGAAAAGGCAAAGGAGGTGCCATGATAACAACAAACTGGATGGAGGTTGTGAAGAAGACTAATATGAGAGTTAAAAACGTGTTTGTGTTCTGGTTCCGTGGTAGCCGCGGTGGTGGTCTCAAGCTTCTGGTTGATATTCTCTGA